In Indicator indicator isolate 239-I01 unplaced genomic scaffold, UM_Iind_1.1 iindUn_scaffold_67, whole genome shotgun sequence, a single window of DNA contains:
- the HOXC13 gene encoding homeobox protein Hox-C13: MTAPLGLPPRWPDGLACRCEENPREKNRMEGLGHCREMLPPHAGLAVPTAPPHPPPPPPPPPAPQGAPYAELATAEPPRQCPSGAASSAALGYGYPFGGGYYGCRLSHSHGVNLQQKPCAYHPAEKYPEAGGPLPAEELPSRAKEFAFYPGFPSSYQAVPGYLDVSVVPGLGPHPEPRHDALLPMEGYQHWALSNGWDGQVYCSKEQSQSAHLWKSPFPDVVPLQPEVSSYRRGRKKRVPYTKIQLKELEKEYAASKFITKEKRRRISATTNLSERQVTIWFQNRRVKEKKVVSKSKTAHLHPT; this comes from the exons ATGACGGCCCCACTCGGCCTTCCCCCTCGCTGGCCCGACGGCCTCGCGTGTCGCTGCGAGGAAAACCCCCGCGAGAAAAATCGGATGGAAGGGTTAGGGCACTGCCGGGAGATGCTCCCCCCCCACGCCGGACTCGCTGTGCCCACCGCCCCACCTCACCCCCCACCGCCACCACCGCCGCCACCGGCACCCCAGGGAGCTCCGTACGCCGAGCTGGCCACCGCCGAACCCCCCCGGCAGTGTCCGTCGGGGGCGGCTTCCAGCGCTGCTCTGGGTTACGGTTACCCCTTCGGGGGTGGGTACTACGGCTGTCGGTTGTCCCACTCCCACGGAGTCAACCTGCAGCAGAAACCCTGCGCTTATCACCCCGCGGAGAAGTACCCCGAGGCCGGCGGCCCCCTGCCCGCTGAGGAGCTGCCGTCGAGGGCCAAAGAATTTGCCTTTTATCCCGGTTTTCCCAGCTCCTACCAAGCGGTCCCGGGTTATTTGGACGTGTCGGTTGTCCCAGGGCTTGGTCCTCACCCGGAACCAAGACACGACGCTTTGCTTCCCATGGAAGGTTACCAACACTGGGCTCTTTCCAATGGCTGGGATGGGCAAGTGTATTGCTCCAAAGAGCAATCCCAGTCCGCACACCTCTGGAAATCACCTTTCCCAG ACGTGGTCCCTTTACAACCTGAAGTCAGCAGCTACCGAAGGGGACGGAAAAAAAGGGTCCCTTACACCAAAATCCAGCTGAAGGAGTTGGAGAAGGAGTATGCGGCCAGCAAATTCATCaccaaagagaagaggaggaggatttCGGCCACCACCAACCTGTCTGAACGCCAAGTGACTATCTGGTTCCAGAACCGGAGGGTCAAGGAGAAGAAGGTGGTGAGCAAATCCAAGACAGCTCATCTCCACCCCACCTGA